The genome window GCCTCCGGCAGGCCGATGCGCGTCTTGGGGTGGTCGGTCGCGATACGGTAGCCGCAGGCCAGCGCGAACTCGGTGCCGCCGCCGAGGCAGGCGCCGTCGATCACCGCCACGGAGGGCACCGGCAGCGCCTGGAAGCGGTCGAACAGCGCGTGCACGGACAGGTTCAGGCGCGTGGCCGCGTCCGCGTCCGGCAGGGCCAGCAGCTCGCCGATGTCGGCGCCGGCAATGAAGCAGTCCGGCTTCGCGCTGCGCACCAGCAGCAGCCGCACCTCCCGCCCGCCGGCAATGTCGGCTTCCAGCGCACTCACCACCCGCTCCAGCTCCGCCAGCAACGCGCCGTTGAACACCACCACCCGCTGCCCCGGCGGATCGAATACCAGTTCGACAGTGCCGTCACCGGTTTGAGTACAGCGAATCGCGCTGTTGTCCTGAGGTTCGATCACAGTCACCGGCTCACGCGGCGGGAGCGGAGGGCGAGCGCGACTACCAGGATCAGCAGCGGGATGGCGGCCGGCAGGAGGGTGAGCCAGCCGTTGGCGGGCGGAGCGACGATGCGTACCTGGCGGTCGCTGGAGGGCAGGACGTCGCCGGCACGGTCGAGGACGCGCAGGTGCAGGACCGGCTGCCGGGCCGACACCGGGAGGCGAAACGCGCGCAGCGACGGTTCGCGGCCCAGGTGCGCGCCGTCGGGATCGAACGGCACGATGCGGTAGCCGAGCGCCCCGCCGGGGATCTGCTCGACGAAGAACGGCGCCTCCTGCACCATCCGCGGATCGGCGGCCTGTGACCGTGCACCGCCGGCGCTGACCGACAGGGAGGCGCCCGGCACCTGTTGAATCCGTACCCACTTCATCAGCCCCGGATTGCCCCTGGCGTCGTTGCGGCGCAGCTTCTCGTAGAACAGGTCGTTGTACTCCTGCTGGTAGAACGGGCGCAGGTACAGGTCCGTGGAGCCGTCCACGTACAGCACCGCCGACGGGCTGGTGGACTCCACCGGCCGCGTCCACTTGTCGCCCGGGATCACCTCCATGCCCACCGCCTCCGCGCGGCGGCGCGCAAACGTCACGATGCGCCGCTCCGATCCCTCCATCACTTCCCCGCCGGCGGTCAGGAAGCGAATGTCGTACTCCCCTACCGGCAGGTTGAGAATGAACGCCTGCTGGACCGTGGAGGGCGGCACGACGTAGTGGTCGGGGGGCTCAGGCGGCGCCGGGGCCTCCAGCTTCTCCAGCTCGGCGACCAGCTCGGTCACGTCCCTGCCTTCCCGGCGCAGCGCGGTAATGACCGTCGCCAGCTCATTGAGCAGTTCCTCGTACAGGGCGCGCTCCCGCTGGTGGGTCTGAACGGCGGCGTAGTAGGCCGCGATCAGCTCGCGCGAGTGCTGCACCACCGCCTCGGCCTCCTCCTCGATGGCCACTTCCCAGTTCAGCTCGTACTCGCCGCGCACGTTGTAGTAGGTGTAGGGAGTCATGCCGATGCGCTCCGGCTCCCGCCCGCGCCCATTCAGCTCCAGCGTGCCTTCGAACGGCACGTCGAGCCCGGCCAGGTCGAGCTTCCACTCGCCGGTGATCGGCCAGAAGTAGACCAGCGCGTTGCGGGCGGTAATGAAGTTGTCCACGTCGGCCATCAGGTAGATGGTGTCCGCTTCCCGGCGTGCGAAGGTGCCTGCGTAGTCGCGCCCGCTGAACGCCACGATCGAGTACACGAACTGCTCTTCGCGCAGCGGCGCCTGCGCCGCCAGCCCGGTCGCGGCGAGCACCATCAGCAGGATCGCCGGTGCGCGGCGACGCAGACGGTCCATTACGCGAACCCGGTCCATCACCGGCACCTCGCTCGTCATGGGCGCACCCCGCGTACCTTCATGGTCAGGTGGCTGACCGCCAGCACCGCCGCCGCCAGCACCGCCAGCAGCAGGGCGCAGGCCAGGTACATGCCCCAGTTGCCCACCTCCGCGAAGCGCAGCGCCAGGTCCCAGTAGAATAGCGGCGAGATCCACTTGATGATCCACGCGAACACGCTCGCCAGGTTGCGCACGTAGCCGCCGATCACCGCGAAGGAGCCGATCGTCACCGCCGCGAACACCAGGATCACGCCCAGGAACAGGGCGACGGCGGAGGCGGAGTTGTCGGTGAGGGAGGCGGCCAGGATGCCGTAGCCGTAGCATGCGCCGGCGACGAACAGCAGGATTACCAGGTGCTGGATGAACGATGCCCCGAGCACCAGGTTGTTGAGGCCCGCGGCGGCCAGCAGGAAGCCGGTCAGCACCGCCAGCGACGCGGCGGTCAGCAGCAGGTCCTTGATCAGCGCGGCCAGGAAGTAGGCGGTGGCGTCCGCCGGCCCATAGGTGAGCAGCTCCAGGGCGCCGACCTTCTTCTCCAGGCCGAAGCGGAACACCGAGCTTACCGCCAGGTAGAGCAGGACCGGCAGGAAGGCGGCGTAGAGCGTGAACAGGAACGGCCCCTCGGCGAACAGCTTGGCCGTGAAGGTGCTGCCGAACGCCCCGGCGAGGCCTCGGCCGGCCAGGTCGTAGGCGGGCACCAGCGACAGGTTGACGCCGCTCGAATCGACGGTCCGCACGAAGCCGGCGACCAGCAGGTGGGCCAGCACCAGCCCGATGGTCAGAGCCACGTAGTAGCCGGGCGAGATGACGGTCTCCAGGATGCGCCGCCGTGCGATCACGGCGGTGGCGTGGAGGCGCTGGTTCACGATGCGCCTTCGGAGCGCCGCTCGCCGGCCGGCCGCGGCTGGTCCGGCGCCGGGGACTCGCCGGCCGGCCGCGGCTCGCCGCCCATGCCGGCGAACAGGTCGACGTTCTCGCTGGTGATGGTCACGAACGCCTCCTCCAGGCTCAGGCTCTGCTCCTGGATGCCCAGCGGCACCAGGTCCTGGTCGATCAGGTACTGGCTGAGCGCGCGCCGGCTGTCGCCGGTCTTGGCGACCTTGACCACCAGGGTATTGCCGCGCCGCTGCGCCCCGAGCGCGAACTCGAGCGCCGCCACCCGGTCCGGCAGTTCGGGCGGAACCCGCTCCAGGTCGACGTGAATCTCGCGGTCCGTGGCCAGCGCGGACAGCAGGTGCTCCATGCGGTCCTCGGCCAGCAGCCGGCCGCGGTAGATGATCGCCACCCGTTCGCACACCTTCTCCATCTCCGACAGCAGGTGGGACGACACGAAGATGGTGCGGCCCTCGCGGCTCTCCTCCAGGATCAGGTCGCGAATCTGCTTGACCCCGAATGGATCGAGCCCGGAGATCGGTTCGTCCAGGAACAGGATGTCGGGATCGTGCAGCAGCGCCCGCACGATCGACAGTTTCTGCAGCATGCCGCGCGAGAACTGGGCGAACTTCTTGTGCTTCACCTGCGCGAGGCCGACCCGTTCCAGGAGATGGTCGATGCGGCGGTCCGCCTCCGGGACGCGAAACAGCTCGGCGAACATTCGCAGGTACTCGCCGGCGGTCATCCAGCTCCACATCCCGGCCGGGTGCTTCTCCGGCACCACGCCGATGCGCCGCCGGAGGTCGAGCCGGGCCGCGCTGTAGGGCTCGCCGAACAGCCGGATCTCGCCCGCGGTCGGCTTCACCACGCCGAGCAGCATCAGGATGGTCGAGGTCTTGCCGGCGCCGTTGGGGCCCAGGAAGCCATAGATCTCGCCGGCCGGGATGTTCAGGTCGATGCCCGCCACCGCCGTGAACGAGCCGTAGCGCTTGGTCAGACGCTCGGTGCGGATCATCGGCGGCCGCCCGCCACGTTCCAGGAGGTGAACTGGTACGCACTCAGCGTGCCCGCCTTCTCGTGTGATTCCAGTTCGGCGGCAATCGCCTCCGGCGGCAAGTCCCAGGTCTGTTCCATGATGCGGTCGATGTCGCCGGCGCCGTCCGCCGCGGGGTTGGGGACCACGATCAGGTAGTCTATTACCCAGTAGGGGGCGGAACTGGCCTCGATCTCGGTACCGGGGATGGCGGCGCCGTAGCGGAAGGTGGTCTCCGGCGCCGCGTCCCAGGTCCACTGCAGCTTGCCGCGGTACAGTTCCGCGCCGCGGGCGGCGCCGGCGGCAGTCTCCTCGCGCACCGGCACGCCGTCCTTCACCTGCACGGAAATGCGCGCACCGATCCACAGGTCCATGGCCGGGTGATTGGTCACCGCCGGACCCGCCGAGCTGACCGGGCGCAGTTCCTGAACGATGTCGTTGCCCTCCCACTGCTCGAAGATGATCCACTCGGCGAGGTCGGGAATCTCCAGGCCGACCAGCTCCACCGGCTCGGCGAGCCGGTTAGCGCCGCGCTTCAGAGTCACTGGTATGGTCAGCGGCTGGTAAAAGGGGGCGTTGATCTCCAGCGTCGCCTGCCCCGGCTGCAATCGGGTGAACACCTGCGGCCGCGGCCCGCGATCGCTCTGCAGGTGCGACCGGATCACCCGCCCCTGCAGCCGGAAGGAGGCGTCCCACACCCAGTTGCCGCTTACCGCATCGCGCACCACGAACTCGTAGGTGGTATCCGCCGGGTTGCCAGCCACGTACACCGCCGCGGACACCGCCACCACCACGGCGCCCGCCAGCGCGGCGATCAGCCTCCGTCGCGCCTTCATCGTGCGACTCCCGGCAGCGCGGAAGTCTGCTCCCTGATCTGCAACTCTGTCATTGTCGTCATTCGAAGGTGCCCGCGGACGAGCGCATCTTGGTGCAAAACGGTGACGCTCGGCAACCGATCCGGGAGTGTCAGGACGGCACCGTGGCGGGGGTGGCCGTCCGCCCCTGCATGCGGTTCAATGGACGCCCATGAGCAGACGCGTTGCGATTATCGGCCACACCGGTGTGGGAGACTACGGACACGGCCTCGACCAGGCGTTCGTGGGCGTGGAGCGGGCCTCGATGCGGCCGGGGTTGCGCCACGGGCTGCCATATCTGCCATACTCCATATCTGCCATACTGCGGCCATGAAACTGATGTATGCGTTTCGCGGGCGCACGTTCTATCCGTTCCACCAGGAGAAGGCGTTTCCGGTCCATTTGCCGCCGCCGGAAGTGCGCCCCGGGTGGCTGCGCAAGGTGCGGGAGATCGGCTTCGAGGGGCTGGAGCTGGGACTTGAAGACCTGGCCGACCGCAGCGACGCCGAGGTGGACGCCCTCGGGCGCGAGCTGCGCGACGCCGGCCTGCCCTGCCTCGGCATCCGCGGCGGCGGCGGCCTGCACAACCCGCGGGTCGGGGCGCACAACCGCGCCCGGCTGGAGCGCGGCGTCGACCTGGCGGCGCGTATCGGGGCCGGCGTCCTCAATACGCTGATCAACGCGCCGATGGTGCCCGAGTTGCCCGGTGCGGAGAGCGGCGTCGGCGAGCCGGTGTCGCAGAACTCCAGCCGCGACGCGAGCGAATCGGACTACCGCATCAACGCGGAGGGGATCGCCACCGCCGCCGACCGCGCCGCCGGCGAGGGCGTTTCGATCAGCATCGAGCTGCACCAGAACACGCTGTGCGACAACAGTTGGTCGATGATTCACCTGCTGGAGCTGATCGACCGGCCCAACGTCGGCGCCAACCCCGACCTGGGTAATGTCTACTGGACCTACGAGACCCCGGAGGAGAGCTGCGAGGACGCGATCCTGGCCCTGGCTCCGCACGCCAACTACTGGCACATGAAGAACCTGGTGCGGGTGCCGCTGCCCGGCATGCAGCGCGCCTTCTACCTGCGCCGCCCGATCCCGGACGGCGAGATCAACTACCGGTTCGCGGTCGCCGCCATGCTCGCCGCCGGCTACGACGGCTGCTTCGGCGTGGAAGGCATGATCGCCGGCGACCAGCTCACCGACGACGCGCGCAGCCTGGAGCGGATCAGGAGCCTGGTCGCGGAACTGGGGCCATCCGGCTGAACCGGGCGGTCGGCGGCGAGCGGTGCGCGGGCGGCTTGTGACCGAGGGTCGCGCGGTGCGATACTGAACGCCAGGAGGAACAGGTGGGAGACTATTCGATCTTCATCGGCACGGTGGGCTTCGGGCTGCACATCAGCCGCGACGGCGGCGGTAGTTGGGCCGGGGCGGCGAGCAGCGAGCCGCCGCCGAGCGCGGTGGGCGGGCTGGAGGGCAACGTGCGCGCGCTCGCCGTCTACCCGGACAATCCGCACCGGCTGCTGGCCGGCACCGACATCTGGGGCTTGTACCGCAGCGACGACAACGGCCAGATCTGGGAGCCGCTACCGTCGGCGGCCGAGGGATTCGAGACCCCGCGCGCCCCGGTGGAGATCTGGTCGCTGGCGATCGACCCGGAGGACACCGGCACGATCTACGTCGGCACGCGGCCGGACGGGTTCCGGACCCGCGACGGCGGCACCACGTGGGACAGGCTGACCTTCACCGACCGCGATGCGCCGCTGTGGCCGCCGCGCACCACCGTCATCGTCGTGGACCCGCGCGACCACCGCACCGTGTGGGCGGGTGTGGAGGTGGACGGCGTGCACCGCAGCCGGGACGGCGGCGACACCTGGGAGCGCCGCGCGGCGGTGGGACCGGAACTGTTCTACAACGACGTGCACGGCATGGGCATCCGCAACGGCACAAGTACCATCGTCCACACCACCAGCCCGATGGGATTCGCTACCAGCACCGACGACGGCGCCAGTTGGCGCGTACACCAGTTCGCTCCGCTCGACGACCAGTCCGGGCACTCCTACTGCCGCTGCATGATCATCAACCCGAACGATCCGGACATGATGTTCGTGGGCACCGGCAACAGCATCCCCGGCATCACCGGAGCGGTGCGCCGCACCCGCGACGGCGGCGCGAGCTGGGAGACGCTGTCGATGCCGGAGCAGCCCAACTCGGTGATGTACTGGCTGGCGATGCACCGCGACCTGCCCGGCGTGGTGGTGGGCTTCAGCCTCCTCGGCCAAGTGTACGCGAGCGACGACAACGGCGACTCCTGGCGCAAGCTGGACAAGGAGTTCGGCCAGATCCGCAGCGTCGCCGTGACCCCGAACTGATTACCGCTGCAGCCGGCCCACCGCCGGCTACAGCGGTCACGGCGGGGTGCGCGTGGTGCGCCTTCGCTCAGCGTCCGATGCGAGGCGCGTACACGACTCGGTGAACAGGCGCAGTTTCTCGCTTACCGGCGCGGCTGTGGCGGTGCGCACCTGGCGGAACGCCGGGGTCATTAACCCTGCCGGTTTCCAACCACCCCGCACCCGCGGATCGAGCAGGTTCCTGAGTGCGTCCACCCAACATCCGCGTCAATACCAGACTCATCCTGTTCTCCTATGAGACCGTCTCTGCTAAGAGAAGGGGTTGAGCAGCCGGGAGAGGAGGCCTCGTTTGCGTTTTCCTGTGGCGCCATAACGGCCCTCGCCGCCCCGTAGCCGGGGATCGAGCAGGTCTCTGATGGCGTCGCCGAGCATGTTGAGACAGTAAACGGCAATAGTCAAGCAAAGACCGGGCCAGACCGCCAGCCAGGGCGCCTGCTCCATGTATTGACGCCCTTCCCGGCTGAGCAGACCTCCCCAGTCAGGAGTCGTGGGGGGCAGACCATATCCGAGGAAGCTCAGAGAAGCAATACTCAGGATTACGCCTCCCACGGTTATCGAGAACGTGATGATGACGACAGGCATAACATTGGGCAGGACATGGCGGATGAGTGAACGCCATTTTGTGTTGCCAACCGCCTCTGCTGCCAGAAAGTTGTCACTCCCCTTGATGGCGATAACGGCGCTGCGGATCAGTCTGCTGCCGCCAATGCCTCCTGATATCCCCAGGACCAGTATTATCTGTGGTATACCGCGCCCCACGATAGACATTATGGTGAGCAACAGGAGCAGTCCCGGGAACACTATCCAGGCATCGACAACCCTCTGCACTACAATGTCAAACTTACCACCAAGGAATCCTGAAGTGCCGCCAATCAGGGTACCGATCACCGTACTCAGAGCGGTCGCTGCCAGACCGATCAGTATCGAAGTACGCGCCCCGAGGATCAGGCGGCTCAAGACGTCTCGCCCTATGTGGTCCGTCCCCAGGAGATGCCGGGCGGATGAGCCCTGCAGCCGGTCTGCCAGGTTCATTTCAAAAGGTGGATAAGGGGTCAGAGCATCGGCAAAGATAGCGATCAAAATCCATATCAATATGATAATCCCGCTGGCAGTACCCAGCGGCTTCTCCTTGACCAGCCTAATAAAGAACGCAGCCAGCCGGGAACGTCTCTTTTGCGCAATTTCTGCTGATGGTATCCCCGTGGCGTCGCTCATATGCTTCCTTTAGCTGTAGCGGACCCTGGGGTCCAAATAAGGATAAATCACGTCGATAAGCAAAATGATAAGCATGACTACGGTGGCGAAAAACAGGTTTACTCCTTGGATCACCGGGTAGTCTCTGGCCTCGAGTGAATCCAGAAACATACGACCTAGCCCCGGCAGGTTAAATATGTTCTCCATGATAACGGAGCCACCTACCAGCAGAGGCAACTGCAGGCCTATCAACGTAACCACCGGGATAAGGGCATTCTTAACGGCGTGTCTCACAATAACTACCCTCTCCTTGAGACCCTTGGACCAGGCTGTCCTGATATAGTCCTGCCTGAGCACCTCCAGCATCATGGTGCGTGTCAGCCTCATGGTGGCGGCAGACATGGCCGTCCCCAGAATCACGGCGGGAATGAGAAACATCCCCAGGTTCCGCATCGGGTCTTCGACAAGACGGATATACTCTACCGATGGCGACCAGCCCCACCAGATTGCCGGGTAGAGCGTTACCATAATTGCCAGCCAGAAGTTAGGCGTTGCCAGGCCGATGACGGCCGCGGTGCGCCCCACGTAGTCGGCGGCCGTATCCTGGCGAATCGCCGAGTAGATGCCGACGGGCAGGGCTATCACCAGCCCGATTACGATTGCCATGACGCCAAGCTGAATCGTTACTGGCAGTCTTTGTATTATCTGCTCCTCTATCGGGCGTTGGCCGCCAATCAGTGATTGGCCAAGGGTGCCCTGGAGGATACCGTTGAAGTGGGACTCCTTGGTAATCCAGTCAGGGGTAGGCAACACTCCTATCCAGCGTCCGTACTGCACGTAGACAGGCACGTCTAGTCCCAGCATACGCTCAACAGCTTCACGGTCCAGGTGCATCTGCGTCGAATCTATAGTTCCCGCCATGGTGTCTATTATATCGCCGGGGATGAAGCGGACCGAGAGAAAGATCAGGATGCTCAAAATGAACAGGGTGGGGATTATGAGCAATAACCGCCTTATGATATAGGCTCTCATGTCACACGAGTATGGGAAAACTGGGGGGCTTGAGCCCCCCAGCTCCCTTTTTCCCAGAGGTCAGCCACAAGGGGATGAAACCCCTAACGACCCATTGATTCCTTCAGCGCACTATCAATCCAGAGGCGGGCCTTGAAGGTATTACGTTCAGCGTATCCCAGACCTGCTTCACCGAAATAGCCCTCGACCCACGGCTGGGTCACGCTAAACTGAGGGGAGATGGGTTTGACCAGGCCCCAGTGCTCCCTTACCGTTTTCTCATCGACCTGTACATGTAAGCTCTGCCACTCCTCCTCGGTGGTAGTAGCTTG of Spirochaetaceae bacterium contains these proteins:
- a CDS encoding ABC transporter permease — encoded protein: MSDATGIPSAEIAQKRRSRLAAFFIRLVKEKPLGTASGIIILIWILIAIFADALTPYPPFEMNLADRLQGSSARHLLGTDHIGRDVLSRLILGARTSILIGLAATALSTVIGTLIGGTSGFLGGKFDIVVQRVVDAWIVFPGLLLLLTIMSIVGRGIPQIILVLGISGGIGGSRLIRSAVIAIKGSDNFLAAEAVGNTKWRSLIRHVLPNVMPVVIITFSITVGGVILSIASLSFLGYGLPPTTPDWGGLLSREGRQYMEQAPWLAVWPGLCLTIAVYCLNMLGDAIRDLLDPRLRGGEGRYGATGKRKRGLLSRLLNPFS
- a CDS encoding sugar phosphate isomerase/epimerase, which encodes MKLMYAFRGRTFYPFHQEKAFPVHLPPPEVRPGWLRKVREIGFEGLELGLEDLADRSDAEVDALGRELRDAGLPCLGIRGGGGLHNPRVGAHNRARLERGVDLAARIGAGVLNTLINAPMVPELPGAESGVGEPVSQNSSRDASESDYRINAEGIATAADRAAGEGVSISIELHQNTLCDNSWSMIHLLELIDRPNVGANPDLGNVYWTYETPEESCEDAILALAPHANYWHMKNLVRVPLPGMQRAFYLRRPIPDGEINYRFAVAAMLAAGYDGCFGVEGMIAGDQLTDDARSLERIRSLVAELGPSG
- a CDS encoding enoyl-CoA hydratase-related protein produces the protein MTVIEPQDNSAIRCTQTGDGTVELVFDPPGQRVVVFNGALLAELERVVSALEADIAGGREVRLLLVRSAKPDCFIAGADIGELLALPDADAATRLNLSVHALFDRFQALPVPSVAVIDGACLGGGTEFALACGYRIATDHPKTRIGLPEATLGIIPGWGGTQRLPRLIGPGAALPLVVGGRPLSGPEAAEAGLVDRCVARDGLEAAIAELRADPPAHAAPPGVMPPVSDALAAEVEAGIRRGRLHPA
- a CDS encoding ABC transporter permease; translation: MRAYIIRRLLLIIPTLFILSILIFLSVRFIPGDIIDTMAGTIDSTQMHLDREAVERMLGLDVPVYVQYGRWIGVLPTPDWITKESHFNGILQGTLGQSLIGGQRPIEEQIIQRLPVTIQLGVMAIVIGLVIALPVGIYSAIRQDTAADYVGRTAAVIGLATPNFWLAIMVTLYPAIWWGWSPSVEYIRLVEDPMRNLGMFLIPAVILGTAMSAATMRLTRTMMLEVLRQDYIRTAWSKGLKERVVIVRHAVKNALIPVVTLIGLQLPLLVGGSVIMENIFNLPGLGRMFLDSLEARDYPVIQGVNLFFATVVMLIILLIDVIYPYLDPRVRYS
- a CDS encoding ABC transporter ATP-binding protein, with translation MIRTERLTKRYGSFTAVAGIDLNIPAGEIYGFLGPNGAGKTSTILMLLGVVKPTAGEIRLFGEPYSAARLDLRRRIGVVPEKHPAGMWSWMTAGEYLRMFAELFRVPEADRRIDHLLERVGLAQVKHKKFAQFSRGMLQKLSIVRALLHDPDILFLDEPISGLDPFGVKQIRDLILEESREGRTIFVSSHLLSEMEKVCERVAIIYRGRLLAEDRMEHLLSALATDREIHVDLERVPPELPDRVAALEFALGAQRRGNTLVVKVAKTGDSRRALSQYLIDQDLVPLGIQEQSLSLEEAFVTITSENVDLFAGMGGEPRPAGESPAPDQPRPAGERRSEGAS